A portion of the Natronococcus sp. AD-5 genome contains these proteins:
- the wecB gene encoding non-hydrolyzing UDP-N-acetylglucosamine 2-epimerase: MSKLRIAFVLGTRPEIIKLSPIIRECRNQAIPHIIIHTGQHYSESLDSVFFDQLELPAPDYNLKAGSQSHGKQTAEMITGIEKILRKESPEHVLVQGDTNSVLAGVIAASKLEMTLGHVEAGLRSFDRNMPEEVNRVLADHASDYLFPPTDQSARLLEAEGITGDHVVVTGNTIVDAVYQNVDLAEQKSTVLEQYDLEPDEFYLLTAHRAENVDDRDRFSGILQGVNELAAQTNLDAIYPIHPRAQQNIEEFGLDIPDRIQLIEPLDFLDFLYLENNSRLIFTDSGGVQEEASILQTPCVTLRDNTERPETIDVGANQLVGTDPSGIVNGATVMMTRSQDWSNPFGDGTAATTILDVIL; encoded by the coding sequence ATGTCCAAGCTGCGTATCGCGTTCGTACTAGGCACCCGACCGGAGATCATCAAACTCTCGCCCATCATCCGAGAGTGTCGCAACCAGGCTATTCCCCACATCATTATCCACACCGGACAGCACTACTCGGAGTCGCTGGATTCTGTGTTCTTCGATCAACTCGAACTTCCGGCCCCGGATTACAACCTCAAAGCCGGGTCACAATCTCACGGGAAGCAAACGGCGGAGATGATCACGGGTATCGAGAAAATACTTCGCAAGGAATCCCCAGAACACGTTCTCGTCCAAGGAGATACGAACTCCGTTCTCGCGGGGGTCATCGCGGCGAGTAAACTCGAGATGACGCTCGGACACGTCGAGGCGGGACTGCGGAGCTTCGATCGGAATATGCCCGAAGAGGTAAATCGCGTCTTGGCTGATCACGCCTCGGATTATCTCTTTCCGCCGACCGACCAGTCGGCGCGGTTACTCGAAGCAGAGGGAATCACCGGAGATCACGTCGTCGTGACCGGAAACACGATCGTCGACGCCGTCTACCAGAACGTAGACCTTGCCGAGCAGAAAAGTACGGTACTCGAGCAGTACGATCTCGAACCGGACGAATTCTACCTGCTAACCGCACACCGAGCAGAGAACGTCGACGATCGCGACCGATTTTCAGGAATTCTCCAAGGAGTAAACGAACTCGCAGCGCAGACGAACCTCGACGCCATTTATCCGATTCATCCCCGCGCCCAGCAGAATATCGAGGAGTTCGGACTAGATATCCCAGATCGGATACAGCTCATCGAACCGCTTGACTTTCTCGACTTTTTATATCTCGAGAACAATTCCCGACTTATATTTACGGACTCCGGGGGAGTGCAAGAGGAAGCATCGATTTTACAAACGCCGTGCGTTACGCTGCGGGATAATACCGAACGTCCGGAGACGATCGATGTCGGCGCGAATCAACTCGTCGGAACGGACCCATCGGGAATCGTGAACGGTGCAACGGTGATGATGACTCGTTCGCAAGACTGGTCGAATCCGTTCGGTGATGGAACGGCAGCGACGACGATACTAGATGTAATCCTGTAA
- a CDS encoding glycosyltransferase family 4 protein, whose product MRVLNSLADPRVGGPQLRALVVARGLRDRGVETVFHLPDGDDAFERMAADEGFEVLRPGPSRMYPPRNVLANSRFAADFLPAVRRLASMITRRNIDVVHASMTLAFPASIAAYYTDTPLAWFFNDTGTPWPINRGAARLAQAIADEIALAADAVHDHFFDESVPARTVYPPVDVHEFDPTRVSPGDRSLREELGIANGIPIVGTVGNVNPVKGHEYLLRAIAKVRDRVGPIAVPVVGKLLESRREYFERVTQLRSRLGLENTVRFVGHRADVPHLLSMFDVFVLPSVKEACPIAVLEAMAMEKGIVATRVGGVPEQITDGTHGWIVPPRNSSAIANAICEAINAPTERRRRGIAARKRAETNFSVDRCVDRHLEMYEAARARY is encoded by the coding sequence ATGCGAGTTCTAAACAGTCTCGCCGACCCCCGCGTAGGTGGGCCTCAGTTACGGGCGCTCGTCGTCGCAAGAGGACTCCGCGACCGCGGGGTCGAAACGGTATTTCACCTCCCCGACGGTGACGACGCGTTCGAACGCATGGCGGCCGACGAAGGGTTCGAGGTCCTCCGTCCCGGTCCGTCTCGGATGTATCCACCCCGAAATGTGCTCGCGAATTCGCGGTTCGCCGCGGACTTCCTTCCGGCCGTTCGCCGGCTCGCGTCGATGATTACGCGCCGAAACATCGACGTCGTCCATGCAAGTATGACGCTCGCATTTCCAGCTTCGATCGCCGCGTACTACACGGATACGCCGCTGGCTTGGTTTTTCAACGACACGGGAACGCCGTGGCCCATCAATCGCGGCGCCGCCCGTCTCGCTCAAGCGATTGCCGACGAAATCGCGCTCGCCGCCGACGCGGTCCACGACCACTTCTTCGACGAATCCGTTCCGGCACGGACGGTGTACCCGCCCGTTGACGTACACGAGTTCGATCCCACAAGGGTATCTCCCGGCGATCGATCGCTCCGCGAAGAGTTGGGGATCGCCAACGGAATACCGATCGTCGGAACCGTCGGTAACGTGAACCCGGTTAAGGGTCACGAATACTTGCTCCGAGCCATCGCGAAGGTTCGAGACCGGGTCGGCCCGATCGCCGTTCCCGTCGTCGGAAAGCTTCTCGAGTCGCGACGGGAATACTTCGAGCGAGTAACCCAACTTCGGTCTCGCCTCGGACTCGAGAACACGGTTCGGTTCGTCGGACACCGCGCGGACGTTCCGCACCTCTTGTCGATGTTCGACGTATTCGTGTTACCATCCGTCAAAGAAGCGTGTCCGATTGCCGTTCTCGAAGCGATGGCGATGGAGAAAGGGATCGTCGCGACGCGCGTAGGTGGCGTTCCCGAGCAGATCACCGATGGTACGCACGGATGGATCGTTCCACCTCGAAACTCGAGCGCGATCGCAAATGCGATTTGCGAGGCAATCAACGCTCCCACGGAGCGACGACGGCGCGGGATCGCTGCGCGAAAACGAGCGGAAACGAACTTTTCGGTGGATCGATGCGTCGACCGACACCTGGAAATGTACGAGGCAGCGCGAGCGCGGTACTAA